The Gloeocapsa sp. DLM2.Bin57 genome segment CTACTGTCGCTGAACAATTACAAGCAGAGGTAGAGGGGTTAAGATATTATCCCCAAGCCCGTATTTGCGCGTTAGGACAGCTGAAAACCAAGTATAAGGGCAAAATTGGCATTTTAAGCGCAGGAACTGCTGATTTACCCGTAGCTGAGGAAGCAGCGGTAACAGCAGAACTTTGCGGGTTTACTGTTTTGCGTCTCTGGGATGTGGGAGTATCGGGAATACATCGTCTTTTTAGTAATCGTCATATTCTACAGGAAGCAGACGTTTTAGTAGTAGTAGCGGGTATGGAAGGAGCGTTACCTAGTGTAGTCGCAGGTATTGTTGATTGTCCCGTGATTGGTGTTCCCACTAGTATTGGTTATGGTGCTAGTTTTGGTGGTATCGCACCTCTATTAACTATGCTTAATTCTTGTGCTGCTGGTGTAGGTGTAGTTAATATTGATAATGGTTTTGGGGGAGCAATTCTCGCGGGACAAATTTTACGTCGAGTTAATAAGTTATTATAAATGCCAACTCGATCGCCAGGCTGTTTCTGCTTCAGCGATGGCTAATTCTTTTATTTGTCTTTGATATTTTTGTTCTAGTTGCTTAATTTCTTGTTTAATTGTTCTGATTTTATTCCTTTGAGTGGTCAAATTACTCTCACTAAATTCTATCTCTATTAAAGATAATCTTAAGACCG includes the following:
- the larB gene encoding nickel pincer cofactor biosynthesis protein LarB, whose translation is MSEPDVIETLLKAVARGEVSPDQAFAQLKNLSFETVGDFAKIDHHRQLRTGFPEVIWGEGKTLEQLIAIIHNMIRRSPLVMATRIDSTVAEQLQAEVEGLRYYPQARICALGQLKTKYKGKIGILSAGTADLPVAEEAAVTAELCGFTVLRLWDVGVSGIHRLFSNRHILQEADVLVVVAGMEGALPSVVAGIVDCPVIGVPTSIGYGASFGGIAPLLTMLNSCAAGVGVVNIDNGFGGAILAGQILRRVNKLL